A region from the Tigriopus californicus strain San Diego chromosome 9, Tcal_SD_v2.1, whole genome shotgun sequence genome encodes:
- the LOC131887454 gene encoding medium-chain acyl-CoA ligase ACSF2, mitochondrial-like, translating to MSDMYKSAVEGSLQRNLSTVLPSGNNSDIKWSYVCGTTSEPLTCKHVGQLFDEKTTEFASRTCIVSIYQDISKTFAEVRKEVDRLAAGFISLGMDKGDRLGIWGITCYEWYLVQFAAAKAGLVLVNINPAYQAAELKYCLNLVDVKGLVCSETFRTQNYYKILNAVAPEVEGSKPGSIKSANAPALEKLVMISDKEFGGAFRFQDVMKMGDSKEYMDKLESLQNKIQMDDACNIQFTSGTTGSPKGACSSHHNVVNNTRIMGQRIQFDKKPHAICLACPFYHSFGCIMGNICALTFGVKIVVPAAHFNGKSCLEAIEKEKCTAIYGSPTMFVDMLNLQRQHAYDVSSVETGIMAGASCPTELCKNVGKELNMTRFTVVYGMTETGPVTFQAFPGASTTLYVNPHVEAKVCDENGKLLPCGTPGEICTRGYSTMLGYWGDEKKTKDTIDSKSWLHSGDLGVIHENGSLEIVGRIKDMIIRGGENLFPKEIEELLHQHPKVMEASVVGIPDERMGEELCAWIRLEDNTHCTEEELKAYFKGKIAHFKIPRFIIFVDKFPLTVTGKIQKFKVIEESIKKLGR from the exons ATGTCTGACATGTACAAATCAGCTGTGGAGGGCTCCCTTCAGCGCAATTTGTCAACCGTTTTGCCAAGCGG GAATAACTCCGATATCAAATGGAGTTATGTTTGTGGAACAACTTCTGAGCCTCTCACTTGTAAGCATGTGGGACAATTATTCGATGAAAAGACCACAGAGTTTGCCTCTCGGACCTGCATTGTGTCCATCTATCAAGACATCAGCAAGACCTTTGCCGAGGTCAGGAAAGAGGTGGACCGTTTGGCTGCTGGTTTCATCTCTTTGGGTATGGACAAGGGAGATCGACTCGGAATCTGGGGCATCACTTGTTACGAATGGTATCTGGTCCAATTTGCGGCTGCCAAGGCCGGACTAGTGCTG GTCAATATCAACCCCGCATACCAAGCGGCTGAGTTGAAgtattgtttgaatttggtggATGTGAAGGGTCTGGTGTGTTCTGAAACGTTTCGAACCCAAAACTATTACAAGATATTGAATGCTGTTGCTCCTGAGGTGGAGGGATCCAAACCAGGGTCCATCAAATCAGCCAATGCTCCTGCCTTGGAAAAGTTGGTCATGATCTCTGACAAAGAATTTGG GGGGGCCTTCCGGTTCCAAGACGTCATGAAGATGGGGGACAGCAAGGAATACATGGACAAATTGGAAtctttgcaaaacaaaattcaaatggaTGACGCTTGCAATATCCAATTCACGTCG GGTACAACCGGCAGTCCCAAAGGTGCTTGTTCCTCCCATCATAATGTTGTTAACAACACCCGAATCATGGGACAACGGATTCAATTCGACAAAAAg CCTCACGCGATTTGCCTTGCCTGTCCATTTTATCACTCTTTCGGGTGTATCATGGGCAACATTTGTGCTTTGACCTTTGGAGTAAAGATTGTCGTTCCCGCTGCACATTTCAATGGCAAGTCTTGCTTGGAAGCCATCGAAAAGGAAAA ATGCACAGCTATCTATGGCTCTCCAACTATGTTCGTGGACATGCTCAATTTgcaaagacaacatgcctaTGACGTTTCTTCCGTTGAAACTGGCATCATGGCAGGAGCCTCTTGTCCCACGGAACTTTGCAAAAACGTCGGCAAAGAGCTGAACATGACCCGGTTCACG GTTGTCTACGGCATGACTGAGACTGGCCCAGTCACGTTCCAGGCATTTCCTGGAGCGTCAACCACATTGTATGTGAACCCTCATGTGGAGGCTAAAGTTTGTGACGAAAACGGGAAATTGCTTCCTTGCGGAACGCCAGGAGAAATCTGCACTCGTGGTTACTCGACCATGCTGGGCTATTGGGGCgatgaaaagaagacaaaagaCACCATCGATTCCAAGAGTTGGCTCCACTCCGG AGACTTGGGTGTCATTCATGAGAACGGGAGCTTAGAAATCGTAGGTCGGATCAAGGACATGATCATCCGTGGAGGAGAGAACCTTTTCCCAAAGGAGATCGAGGAGTTACTTCATCAACATCCCAAAGTCATGGAGGCCAGTGTGGTGGGCATTCCTGACGAGCGGATGGGTGAGGAGCTCTGTGCTTGGATTCGCCTGGAGGACAACACTCATTGTACTGAGGAGGAGCTCAAGGCTTACTTCAAGGGAAAG ATTGCCCATTTTAAGATTCCGagatttatcatttttgttgacaagTTCCCACTTACCGTGACGGGAaagattcaaaaattcaaggtCATTGAGGAGAGCATCAAGAAATTGGGGCGTTAA